Proteins encoded within one genomic window of uncultured Flavobacterium sp.:
- a CDS encoding TonB-dependent receptor: MEKLKLLLLAFFLGFSINTWAQKTEVSGIILDDKGIPLPAANVLEKGTTNTVTTDFDGKFKISVLNKTATLIISFMGFDDQPVKLDGTKTNYSIRLHSNTTNLEQVVVVGYGKGSRKNLTTAVTSVKAEDLNRGAISDVGQLLQGKVSGLNISSSGDPTKTASVVLRGVSTLNSSQGPFYVIDGIPGVDISVIAPDDIATIDVLKDAAATAIYGNRAANGVIMVTTKRGSKDKTQIAYNGYFGFEEVSNQLDMMNADQLRAFTTKNNLNFTPENDKNANTNWQKEILRSGRAASSSHNLSMSGGGEHGNYTASITSLNKEGIMLKSDFSRIIARLSVEQYAFDDKVKFGLNVTNSKSTYQNVPQRNTVLLQAASYLPVSPLKNADGSYFENFVSPGYFNPAALIAHGTDETKTNNLVGNLTAEVKLPFGITYNLNLAHQKLTTSHGEFYDSYYSQYNSANFYNNPDPPLTKTLVNFGINGSALRNSYENTNNIIESFFTWDKTFGSHKIKAVAGYSWQENTLGDGFQATTTNFPVDNVGYNNLALSNYTSVNGYVVNFGDSKAYQKTRLISYFGRLNYNYKDKYLLQGSLRRDGGSMFGANNRWGYFPSVGAAWRVDKESFMQNQSIFSDLKFRGSWGVTGNSSGFNAYTAQFISGSLGTFYYNGQQIGAYGPNQAANPDLKWEKTATANIGVDFSILKGKVSGSVDLYNKKTTDMIFNYNVNPVLVPVGTIVANGGTMSNKGIEVSLSTTPVKTANFSWTSNLNLAHNKNEIVKLTSPFFVGGDSIRRVQPDGGGQTGSTLQIFKEGKPLGQFFTLQYAGKNAAGVSQYYDKNGNLTTTPLIGVDYHYAGSAQPKLLAGWANNFQYKKFDLSIFFRGVFGNKIFNATRADLFRPSTAMTNNILVDAGNESPNDLNSYKYSDRFIEDGSYIRLDNMTLGYNFGKVSRYISSVRIYQTVNNVFVITKYRGIDPEVEQGGTAPGVDSNNFYPKTRTYMFGLNVIF; the protein is encoded by the coding sequence ATGGAAAAACTTAAACTTTTATTATTAGCCTTTTTTCTTGGCTTCTCAATTAATACCTGGGCACAAAAAACAGAAGTGTCCGGTATAATTTTAGATGACAAAGGTATTCCTCTGCCAGCCGCTAATGTACTCGAGAAAGGTACAACTAATACTGTAACAACAGATTTTGACGGGAAATTTAAAATTTCGGTTTTAAACAAAACTGCGACACTAATAATTTCTTTTATGGGATTTGATGATCAGCCTGTAAAATTAGACGGAACAAAAACAAATTATTCGATTAGATTACATTCTAACACAACTAATTTAGAACAAGTAGTAGTGGTTGGTTACGGTAAAGGATCACGTAAAAACCTTACTACTGCCGTAACTTCTGTTAAAGCTGAAGATTTAAATAGAGGAGCAATTAGTGATGTTGGACAGCTTTTGCAGGGTAAAGTTTCGGGTTTAAACATTTCATCAAGTGGTGACCCTACAAAAACAGCTTCTGTGGTTTTGCGCGGAGTTTCAACATTAAATAGTTCTCAAGGACCATTTTATGTAATAGATGGTATTCCCGGAGTTGATATTTCAGTAATTGCACCAGATGATATTGCAACTATCGATGTTTTAAAAGATGCTGCAGCAACGGCAATCTATGGTAACCGTGCCGCAAATGGAGTTATCATGGTAACAACAAAAAGAGGCAGTAAAGACAAAACTCAAATTGCATACAATGGTTATTTTGGTTTTGAAGAAGTATCTAATCAGTTGGATATGATGAATGCAGATCAGCTTAGAGCTTTCACAACTAAAAACAATTTGAACTTTACTCCTGAAAATGATAAAAATGCTAATACAAACTGGCAGAAAGAAATTTTAAGATCAGGACGTGCAGCATCAAGCAGTCATAACTTATCTATGAGCGGAGGTGGAGAACATGGTAATTATACAGCAAGTATTACTTCGCTTAATAAAGAAGGTATAATGCTAAAAAGTGATTTTTCCCGTATCATTGCCCGCTTATCTGTTGAACAATATGCGTTTGATGATAAAGTTAAATTTGGTTTAAATGTAACCAATTCTAAAAGTACCTACCAAAATGTTCCACAACGTAATACAGTACTTTTACAAGCAGCAAGTTACCTTCCGGTTTCTCCTTTAAAAAATGCAGACGGAAGTTACTTTGAAAATTTTGTAAGTCCGGGATATTTTAATCCGGCAGCTTTAATAGCTCACGGAACAGACGAAACAAAAACAAATAACCTTGTAGGTAACCTTACGGCAGAAGTAAAACTACCGTTTGGAATAACTTATAATTTAAACCTTGCACACCAAAAATTAACTACATCACACGGAGAATTTTATGACAGCTATTATTCACAATATAATAGTGCCAACTTTTACAACAACCCAGATCCACCTTTGACAAAAACATTAGTAAATTTTGGAATAAATGGTTCAGCATTGAGAAATTCTTATGAAAACACAAATAACATTATTGAGAGTTTCTTTACCTGGGATAAAACTTTTGGCTCTCATAAAATAAAAGCTGTTGCAGGTTACTCATGGCAGGAAAATACATTAGGAGACGGATTTCAGGCTACAACAACTAACTTTCCGGTAGACAATGTAGGATATAACAACCTTGCTTTAAGTAATTACACTTCGGTTAATGGTTATGTAGTAAATTTTGGAGACAGTAAAGCATATCAAAAAACGCGTTTAATATCATATTTTGGACGTTTAAATTACAATTACAAAGACAAATATCTTTTACAAGGATCACTTAGAAGAGATGGAGGATCTATGTTTGGAGCAAATAATCGTTGGGGATATTTCCCTTCTGTAGGAGCTGCATGGAGAGTAGACAAAGAAAGTTTCATGCAGAATCAAAGCATTTTTAGCGATTTGAAATTCCGCGGAAGCTGGGGAGTAACAGGTAATTCTTCTGGATTTAATGCTTATACAGCTCAGTTTATTTCCGGAAGTTTAGGAACTTTCTACTATAACGGACAACAAATTGGAGCTTATGGACCTAACCAGGCGGCTAACCCTGATTTGAAATGGGAAAAAACAGCTACTGCAAATATTGGAGTTGATTTCTCAATTTTAAAAGGAAAAGTATCGGGTTCTGTTGATTTGTACAACAAAAAAACAACAGACATGATTTTCAATTATAATGTTAATCCCGTACTTGTACCAGTAGGAACAATTGTAGCAAACGGGGGAACAATGTCTAATAAAGGTATTGAAGTTAGTTTAAGCACAACTCCGGTTAAAACTGCAAATTTCAGCTGGACAAGTAATCTGAATTTGGCACACAACAAAAATGAGATCGTTAAGTTAACCAGTCCTTTCTTTGTTGGAGGAGATTCTATTCGTCGTGTACAACCAGACGGAGGCGGACAAACAGGAAGTACATTGCAGATTTTTAAAGAAGGAAAACCTTTAGGACAATTCTTTACATTGCAGTACGCAGGAAAAAATGCTGCCGGAGTTTCGCAATATTATGACAAAAACGGTAATTTGACTACTACACCACTAATTGGAGTAGATTATCATTATGCAGGAAGTGCACAGCCAAAACTATTAGCAGGATGGGCAAATAATTTTCAATACAAAAAATTTGATTTAAGTATTTTCTTCAGAGGAGTTTTTGGTAATAAAATTTTCAATGCAACACGTGCCGATCTATTCAGACCTAGCACAGCAATGACCAATAACATTTTAGTTGATGCAGGAAACGAATCACCAAATGATTTAAACTCTTATAAATATTCAGATCGTTTTATAGAAGACGGAAGTTATATAAGATTAGACAATATGACTTTAGGATATAATTTTGGTAAAGTGAGCAGGTATATAAGCAGTGTGCGTATTTACCAAACAGTAAATAACGTATTTGTTATTACAAAGTACAGAGGAATTGATCCGGAAGTTGAACAAGGAGGTACAGCTCCAGGTGTAGATTCGAATAACTTCTATCCAAAAACCAGAACATATATGTTTGGTTTAAATGTGATCTTCTAA
- a CDS encoding alpha-N-acetylglucosaminidase, translating to MKRENFKIKKNSSLKKAVPFFILLFFCAVKGYCKNEEKTKSALAVIERLIGNRASEFELSIIENKENNKSDWFEIETINNQVKIKASNNTAICYAAYNFLRDIGAVLVSWEGNRVSLPKIWPKYSKKENTPFEYREYLNACTFGYTTPWWDWKRWEQEIDWMAMHGINLPTAMEGQEAAWQELWKEYGLTNAQLESHFAGPAFLPWQRMGNINSLEGPLPQEWFSKKEELQKKILDRMRALDMHPVVPAFSGYVPKAFAEKHPEAKITELKSWSGGGFASTFLLDSKDPLFKKIGKRFIEIYTKMYGKSNFYLADSFNEITPPVSENNKYEELSNYGSAIYETINEAAPGAVWVMQGWLFGDNKEFWTKEATSAFLSKVPNDRLMIQDYANDRYKVWENQEAFYGKQWTYGYVHNYGGSNPVYGDLNFYKNELTSLLKNPNKGNIVGYGAMPEGLNNNSIVYEYIYDLAWSKGEQPINDWLNKYLDVRYGKKTSDSVFNAWQLLLESVYNIKYWETRWWNDRAGAYLLFKRPTATITEFKGNPGDKKKLKEALNILTKEAKKYDKKNFIQYDLIDVSRHYYSLCIDEDLIECVKAYQQKDITKGDQLFKKIEKQALDIDNIMIGQPLNSLDNWVKSASEYASSPEVSKLYVKNAKTLITLWGGEGHLNDYASRSWRGMYKGFYWPRWKMFLEALKKSAVNNTPFDETKERELIKNWEIKWSENK from the coding sequence ATGAAAAGAGAGAATTTTAAAATTAAAAAGAACAGTTCTTTAAAAAAGGCTGTACCATTTTTTATACTGTTATTTTTTTGTGCAGTTAAAGGGTATTGCAAAAATGAAGAAAAAACAAAAAGTGCATTGGCCGTAATAGAAAGACTTATAGGCAATCGTGCGAGCGAGTTTGAATTAAGTATTATTGAAAACAAAGAAAATAATAAATCAGATTGGTTTGAAATTGAAACGATAAACAATCAGGTAAAAATCAAAGCATCAAATAATACTGCAATTTGCTATGCAGCTTATAATTTTCTCAGAGATATAGGTGCAGTTTTAGTAAGCTGGGAAGGAAACAGAGTTAGTTTGCCTAAGATCTGGCCAAAGTATTCAAAAAAAGAAAACACACCATTTGAATACAGAGAATATTTAAATGCCTGTACTTTTGGTTACACAACTCCGTGGTGGGACTGGAAGCGCTGGGAACAGGAAATTGACTGGATGGCAATGCACGGAATCAATCTTCCTACGGCAATGGAAGGTCAGGAAGCAGCATGGCAGGAATTATGGAAAGAATATGGTTTGACCAACGCTCAACTAGAGTCGCATTTTGCAGGACCAGCCTTTTTACCGTGGCAGCGTATGGGAAACATTAATAGTCTGGAAGGGCCATTACCACAAGAATGGTTCAGTAAAAAAGAAGAGCTGCAAAAGAAAATCTTAGACAGAATGAGAGCATTAGACATGCATCCTGTTGTACCTGCTTTTAGTGGTTATGTGCCTAAAGCTTTTGCCGAAAAACATCCGGAAGCTAAAATAACGGAATTAAAATCATGGTCCGGAGGTGGTTTTGCAAGTACTTTTTTACTGGATTCTAAAGATCCTTTATTTAAAAAAATCGGAAAACGCTTTATTGAAATTTACACCAAAATGTATGGGAAGTCTAATTTTTATCTGGCAGATTCTTTTAATGAAATTACACCGCCGGTTTCTGAGAACAATAAATATGAAGAACTTTCAAATTACGGAAGTGCAATTTACGAAACTATTAATGAAGCCGCTCCCGGTGCGGTTTGGGTTATGCAGGGATGGCTTTTTGGAGACAACAAAGAATTCTGGACAAAAGAAGCTACAAGCGCATTTTTAAGTAAAGTGCCAAATGACAGATTGATGATTCAGGATTATGCTAACGACAGATATAAAGTATGGGAAAATCAGGAAGCCTTTTATGGTAAGCAATGGACTTACGGTTATGTGCATAATTATGGCGGATCAAATCCTGTATATGGAGATTTGAATTTCTATAAAAATGAATTAACGAGTTTGCTGAAAAATCCAAATAAAGGAAATATTGTTGGTTATGGCGCTATGCCGGAAGGCTTAAACAACAACTCTATAGTTTATGAATATATTTATGATCTTGCGTGGAGTAAAGGAGAACAGCCTATAAATGATTGGCTCAATAAATATCTGGATGTGAGATACGGAAAAAAGACTTCTGATTCTGTTTTTAATGCGTGGCAACTATTGTTAGAATCAGTTTATAATATTAAATATTGGGAAACACGCTGGTGGAATGATAGGGCTGGAGCGTATTTGTTGTTTAAACGTCCAACGGCAACAATTACAGAATTTAAAGGAAATCCCGGGGATAAGAAAAAACTAAAAGAAGCTTTGAATATTTTAACCAAAGAAGCTAAAAAATATGATAAAAAGAATTTTATTCAATACGATTTAATTGATGTTTCAAGACATTATTATTCACTCTGTATTGATGAAGATTTGATTGAATGTGTAAAAGCGTACCAACAGAAAGACATTACAAAAGGAGATCAGTTATTTAAAAAGATCGAAAAACAAGCTTTGGATATTGATAATATCATGATCGGACAACCTTTGAATAGTCTTGATAATTGGGTAAAATCGGCCTCTGAATACGCAAGTTCTCCAGAGGTATCTAAACTGTACGTAAAAAATGCCAAAACATTAATTACACTTTGGGGTGGAGAAGGTCATTTAAATGATTACGCTTCAAGATCATGGCGCGGAATGTATAAAGGATTTTATTGGCCAAGATGGAAAATGTTTTTAGAAGCCTTAAAAAAATCAGCAGTAAATAATACTCCATTTGATGAAACGAAAGAAAGAGAATTAATTAAAAACTGGGAAATCAAATGGTCTGAAAATAAGTAA
- a CDS encoding Fic family protein, whose amino-acid sequence MKYLSVVEFAKKLELSERTIRNYCALGKLKGAFLTGKTWNIPEDAIIPQKGNKKTSKNVLLNSLKEQKDMKLKGGIYHRTQIDLTYNSNKIEGSRLTHDQTRYIFETNTIVASKENVNVDDIIETSNHFRCIDLIIEKANAKLTESIIKDLHFLLKSGTSDSGKDWFNVGEYKKLPNEVGGNETCHPKQVPEEMKKLLTNYHIIKNKTIKDIIDFHHKFEIIHPFQDGNGRVGRLIIFKECLTNNIVPFIIDEQLKLFYYRGLQEWNNIKEYLMDTCLTVQDNYKSILNYFEIEYK is encoded by the coding sequence ATGAAATATCTTTCAGTAGTAGAATTTGCAAAAAAATTGGAATTATCCGAAAGGACGATTCGTAATTATTGTGCTTTAGGAAAATTAAAAGGAGCTTTCTTAACTGGTAAAACGTGGAATATTCCAGAAGATGCTATTATTCCTCAAAAAGGAAATAAAAAAACAAGTAAGAATGTTTTACTAAACAGCCTGAAAGAACAAAAGGATATGAAACTGAAAGGCGGTATCTACCACCGTACACAGATTGATTTAACCTATAATTCAAATAAAATTGAAGGAAGCAGACTTACGCACGATCAAACGAGATATATTTTTGAAACCAATACAATTGTGGCTTCTAAAGAAAATGTAAACGTAGATGACATTATTGAAACCTCTAATCACTTTCGCTGCATCGATTTGATTATTGAAAAAGCAAATGCTAAGCTTACCGAATCCATTATTAAAGATCTCCATTTTTTATTAAAGTCTGGTACTTCTGACAGCGGAAAAGATTGGTTTAATGTTGGTGAATACAAAAAGCTGCCTAATGAAGTTGGCGGAAATGAGACTTGCCATCCCAAGCAAGTTCCTGAAGAAATGAAAAAACTTCTCACTAATTATCATATTATTAAAAATAAAACTATCAAAGACATTATTGATTTCCATCATAAATTTGAAATCATACATCCCTTTCAAGATGGAAATGGTCGTGTAGGCCGATTAATTATTTTCAAAGAATGTCTTACTAACAATATTGTACCGTTTATCATTGATGAACAACTTAAACTTTTTTATTACAGAGGTTTACAGGAATGGAATAATATAAAAGAATATTTGATGGATACCTGTCTTACTGTACAGGATAATTACAAATCAATCCTCAACTATTTTGAGATAGAATATAAATAA
- a CDS encoding family 20 glycosylhydrolase, with amino-acid sequence MSYKLYTRIVCSLLISMQTLAQSKMIKSDSIYLAEKIVVEPFISKETSAYKMPVSPEGFELKLIGSDNLSVITKSGTIFTPLQNTTVNLLFKASKIKDGSSIEIPYSVKVEGTYKDQGKNVKPFVIPSLREWHGGEGNFVLTAKSRIVLDVKYASILKQAAKIFQNDLVELCKIKSAIISGTPKAGDIFISLNGNKEELSAEGYSLSIKDYVSINAAQYKGAFWGTRTILQILERDAKHCFLPKGISRDYPKYEVRGFLLDVGRKYFKIEFLQDYVKMMSYYKMSDFQLHLSDNGFVKQFDNNWDSTYSGFRLENERYPQLPTKGEFYTKKEFIDLQILAENYGVNIIPEIDVPAHSLAISKAFPQIASKEFGRDHLDIKNPETYTIVENIFKEYLEGENPVFRFKEVHIGTDEYDKKEAEPFRKFTDHFIKYIQSFDKEVRVWGALTHAQGITPVTSKGVTMNAWYNGYADPLKMKELGYPLISTPDGLLYIVPAAGYYYDYLDLKYLYDKWEPVVIGDAVFKMGDPFIRGGMFAVWNDVPKNGITAQDVTDRVFPAIQVLSEKMWSGTDITVDFNEFSNKAKDINEGPELNLRGKISAEDSLVLNCKMKGDDKEIKKLQHANYVLDGSRKVLSFKNSKSYVKLPYDEIGYNYTVSFKINPSQNNAANAVLFQSNHAIVKLKQGNTSNLGFSHEGKDYDFGVAIPEDKWTSIVISGDNNSTTLYLNGELVKKLTREKIPTGYEKDSIWLMKTLFFPLDKIGDGNNSFIGKIKDLKVFNQILSTVQIQAIKEEE; translated from the coding sequence ATGAGTTACAAGCTTTATACCAGGATTGTATGTTCTTTGTTGATATCAATGCAGACATTGGCACAATCCAAAATGATTAAGTCAGATTCGATTTACCTGGCAGAAAAAATAGTAGTGGAACCTTTTATTTCAAAAGAAACTTCAGCTTATAAAATGCCAGTAAGTCCTGAAGGATTTGAATTGAAACTAATAGGATCAGATAATCTTTCGGTAATAACCAAATCGGGAACCATTTTCACTCCCTTACAAAATACCACGGTTAATTTGTTGTTTAAAGCAAGTAAAATAAAGGATGGTTCCTCTATTGAGATTCCTTATTCAGTAAAAGTAGAAGGAACTTACAAAGATCAGGGAAAGAATGTGAAACCCTTTGTGATTCCTTCATTACGAGAGTGGCATGGGGGCGAAGGCAATTTTGTATTGACGGCTAAGTCAAGAATTGTGTTGGATGTAAAATATGCATCCATACTTAAACAGGCGGCAAAAATTTTTCAAAATGATTTGGTTGAACTATGCAAAATAAAGTCAGCTATTATTTCAGGTACTCCAAAAGCAGGTGATATTTTTATCTCTCTAAATGGTAATAAAGAAGAATTGAGTGCGGAAGGTTATTCTCTTTCGATAAAAGATTATGTTTCGATCAATGCGGCGCAATATAAAGGAGCTTTTTGGGGAACACGTACTATTTTGCAAATATTAGAAAGAGATGCAAAGCATTGCTTTTTGCCCAAGGGAATTTCAAGAGATTATCCTAAATATGAAGTAAGAGGATTTTTGTTGGATGTTGGAAGAAAGTATTTCAAAATCGAATTTTTACAGGATTATGTAAAAATGATGTCTTATTATAAGATGAGTGATTTTCAGTTGCATCTAAGTGATAATGGTTTTGTAAAACAGTTTGACAATAATTGGGACAGCACTTATAGTGGATTTAGGTTAGAAAATGAAAGATACCCGCAATTGCCTACTAAAGGAGAGTTTTATACCAAGAAAGAATTTATTGATTTACAAATACTTGCTGAGAATTACGGAGTAAATATTATTCCTGAGATTGACGTGCCTGCCCATTCTTTGGCTATTTCAAAAGCATTTCCGCAAATTGCAAGTAAAGAATTTGGTAGAGACCATTTAGATATAAAAAATCCGGAAACCTATACAATCGTAGAAAATATATTTAAAGAATATTTGGAAGGAGAAAATCCGGTTTTTCGTTTTAAAGAAGTACACATCGGAACTGATGAATATGATAAAAAAGAAGCAGAACCTTTTAGAAAGTTCACAGATCATTTTATAAAATACATACAAAGTTTTGACAAAGAAGTCAGGGTTTGGGGTGCTTTGACCCATGCGCAAGGAATTACTCCCGTCACCTCAAAAGGAGTTACTATGAATGCTTGGTACAACGGTTATGCCGATCCTTTGAAAATGAAAGAATTGGGTTATCCTTTAATCAGTACACCTGATGGTTTGCTTTATATTGTGCCTGCTGCAGGTTATTATTATGATTATTTAGACCTGAAATATTTATATGATAAATGGGAACCAGTTGTTATTGGAGATGCCGTTTTCAAGATGGGAGATCCTTTTATAAGAGGAGGGATGTTTGCCGTATGGAATGATGTTCCGAAAAACGGAATCACCGCTCAGGATGTTACAGACAGGGTATTTCCGGCAATTCAGGTATTGAGTGAGAAAATGTGGAGCGGCACTGATATAACAGTAGATTTTAATGAGTTTTCCAATAAAGCTAAAGATATAAATGAAGGTCCGGAACTTAATTTGAGAGGAAAAATCTCCGCTGAGGATTCTTTAGTTTTAAATTGTAAAATGAAAGGTGATGATAAGGAAATAAAGAAACTACAGCATGCAAATTATGTACTTGATGGGAGCAGAAAAGTATTAAGTTTTAAAAATAGCAAAAGTTATGTAAAACTTCCATACGACGAAATTGGATATAATTATACCGTTAGCTTTAAAATAAATCCTTCTCAAAATAATGCAGCAAATGCTGTTCTTTTTCAATCGAATCATGCAATCGTAAAGCTAAAACAAGGTAATACGTCAAATCTTGGTTTTTCTCACGAAGGAAAGGATTATGATTTTGGTGTTGCTATTCCTGAAGATAAATGGACCAGTATTGTTATTAGTGGAGATAATAACTCAACGACTTTATATCTGAACGGAGAATTGGTTAAAAAACTCACAAGAGAAAAAATCCCAACCGGGTACGAAAAAGATTCTATTTGGCTGATGAAAACCTTGTTTTTTCCTCTCGATAAAATTGGAGACGGCAACAATTCATTTATTGGAAAAATTAAAGATTTGAAAGTGTTCAATCAGATTTTATCTACAGTACAAATTCAAGCCATAAAGGAGGAGGAATAA
- a CDS encoding RICIN domain-containing protein → MRSTTLFSGPLVAMFFLLSVAMSCQEDTIKESPQALKSGKSSAKVAAVSGENAAPSEHLFFSFPSDAILKLHKIKITQSANAEYFSVHNYSGGYAGLQQTPDNSFGTPNILISSLWDPNTAGGVFSEVAYADPATVTSRFGGEGDGYKTINPYQWTLNTWYNIALRAWKLNGKLYIGTFIQNQTTGIWFHTSTLAVPERTTFLGSGNDAFLENWTGSDPAYDGRYIRKAFFKDCWNLSITNTWEKHTSRSFSANDGDQARNGIYDRAFNSGYDATEDAYFMEHGGNVQPSAGFGTGRTLDLPVQTNQGSAPVLTIGQIQSATATSSGSAVTVNWTNNQTKSPQFSSKVELLDPSGVVVSTVNEILPQKRSATITSTLGTGTYSVRITITDIFNQNSTPLIVPVTVNSGPSEGTWYKIKNASSGLYLAIASNSTANSAFLVESTSATGNGQKWKFNAQGTAYVIVNANSNKALDISGGTQTLGGNIIQYTISNGANQQWNLIPAGSNKYVIQSNLSNHYVLDNPGSSTTSGTKIVQYSINGTTGSPNQQWILEAQ, encoded by the coding sequence ATGAGATCAACTACCCTTTTTTCCGGGCCATTAGTGGCTATGTTTTTCCTTTTATCTGTTGCAATGTCTTGTCAGGAAGACACCATTAAAGAAAGCCCGCAAGCATTAAAATCGGGCAAAAGTTCTGCAAAGGTCGCTGCGGTAAGCGGAGAAAATGCAGCGCCATCTGAACACCTCTTCTTTTCTTTTCCATCCGATGCGATTCTTAAATTGCACAAAATAAAAATTACCCAATCAGCCAATGCTGAGTATTTCTCTGTTCACAATTATTCAGGAGGTTATGCAGGCTTACAACAAACGCCTGACAATTCCTTTGGAACACCCAATATTCTGATTTCTTCATTATGGGATCCTAATACTGCCGGAGGAGTTTTTTCTGAAGTTGCTTACGCCGATCCCGCAACTGTAACTAGCAGATTTGGGGGCGAAGGTGACGGATACAAAACAATTAATCCTTATCAATGGACGCTTAACACCTGGTATAATATAGCTTTGAGAGCGTGGAAATTAAATGGAAAATTATACATCGGTACCTTTATCCAAAATCAGACTACCGGAATTTGGTTTCATACCTCCACATTGGCTGTTCCTGAAAGAACCACTTTCTTAGGCTCAGGCAATGATGCCTTTTTAGAAAACTGGACAGGATCTGATCCTGCTTATGATGGTAGATATATTAGAAAAGCCTTTTTTAAAGATTGCTGGAACTTAAGTATTACAAATACTTGGGAAAAGCACACTAGCAGAAGTTTTAGTGCTAATGACGGTGATCAAGCCAGAAACGGAATATATGACAGAGCTTTTAATTCTGGCTATGATGCTACAGAAGATGCTTATTTTATGGAACACGGTGGCAATGTTCAGCCTAGTGCCGGATTTGGAACGGGACGTACCTTAGATCTTCCGGTACAAACCAATCAGGGTAGTGCTCCGGTTTTAACCATTGGCCAGATTCAATCTGCCACAGCCACTAGCAGCGGTAGTGCAGTAACTGTAAATTGGACAAACAATCAAACCAAAAGCCCGCAATTTTCTTCTAAAGTAGAGTTGCTTGATCCTTCGGGAGTAGTAGTAAGTACCGTAAACGAAATATTACCTCAAAAAAGATCTGCGACGATTACCAGCACATTAGGTACCGGAACTTATTCAGTAAGAATCACTATTACAGATATTTTCAACCAAAATTCTACTCCATTAATAGTACCGGTTACAGTTAATTCTGGTCCATCAGAAGGTACTTGGTATAAAATTAAAAATGCATCGAGCGGTCTTTACCTGGCTATTGCGAGTAACAGTACTGCCAATAGCGCTTTTCTTGTAGAAAGCACCAGTGCGACCGGAAACGGGCAAAAGTGGAAATTTAATGCACAGGGAACTGCTTATGTAATTGTTAATGCCAATAGTAATAAGGCACTCGATATATCAGGTGGGACGCAGACATTAGGTGGAAATATTATTCAATACACGATCTCTAATGGTGCAAATCAGCAATGGAATCTGATTCCGGCTGGCTCCAACAAATATGTAATTCAAAGTAATTTGTCGAATCATTATGTACTGGATAATCCGGGAAGCAGCACCACAAGTGGTACCAAGATTGTTCAATATAGCATTAATGGTACTACAGGAAGTCCAAATCAACAATGGATATTGGAAGCACAATAA